From the Gordonia bronchialis DSM 43247 genome, one window contains:
- a CDS encoding transglycosylase domain-containing protein, whose product MSEARSTSPTSRGAGSASNRGRGGATHEKHSRFAWALGAVGLIVPAIVLILIAAFAWTYANAQIPEPEVSQKATIVDSGGNLIAEVKQADGDRKVIPYKDIPTTMTQAIVAAEDREFWQNDGFSARGLSRAVLGKLTGNEDAGGGSTITQQYVKNAIVGDERSYTRKFRELAYAAKMKPGNGWSKEKILESYLNTIYFGRGAYGIAVATQAYFGKPISKGLTFEEAALLAAVVRAPSYYDPAVNSDVALVRYRYVLDGMVTTGAITRAQEQGARDKLPRTIEPRSVSDYTPGPSGLIKRQVLAELPSIGITEKQLRTGGLRIVTGIDPQVQNSVVQASCRQNKIYKCPDGKMNGEPKNLRTASVSIDPRTGAVRGYYGGDESLGWDYAQAGLQTGSSFKVFALVAALEQGIPLSRVYSSAPYEATGGLTVENSDGESCGSCNLATAMKMSLNTVYYRLMMDLQGGAKAVADAAHQAGVARSFGDIAQTLQEANGYPEGGVVLGQYPSRVIDMASAYATLAASGIYRQPYFVQKVTDSDGNVLFERQKNDGQRVFPAKVADNVTSALEPIAAYSNGHSLYDPTLGSRPSAAKTGTVQLGDTGSNKDAWMVGYTPQLSTAVWVGTNAGGPLENVNGASIYGSGLPSDIWQAAMNGALAGEPIEQFPEPEAVGGQAGVPYEPPAVTYDPTTTQTRGPRTQPRRGDYGNGGDGNWTPVPGITIPTGPPGGGNNGNDNGNSGDGDGNGGDTGNGGNNGDNGDGGNGDIPEPPVG is encoded by the coding sequence ATGAGCGAGGCACGTAGCACTTCGCCCACGTCGCGGGGCGCCGGTTCGGCGTCGAATCGGGGTCGTGGCGGCGCGACACATGAGAAGCACAGCCGCTTCGCCTGGGCACTCGGCGCGGTGGGGCTCATCGTCCCGGCCATCGTGCTGATCCTGATCGCGGCATTTGCCTGGACCTACGCCAACGCGCAGATCCCCGAGCCCGAGGTCAGCCAGAAGGCGACCATCGTCGACTCCGGTGGCAACCTGATCGCCGAGGTCAAGCAGGCCGACGGCGACCGCAAGGTGATCCCGTACAAGGACATCCCGACCACCATGACGCAGGCGATCGTCGCCGCCGAGGACCGCGAGTTCTGGCAGAACGACGGCTTCTCGGCGCGTGGCCTCTCGCGCGCGGTGCTCGGCAAGCTCACCGGCAACGAGGACGCCGGCGGCGGCTCGACCATCACGCAGCAATACGTCAAGAACGCGATCGTCGGCGACGAACGCTCCTACACCCGCAAGTTCCGCGAGCTGGCCTACGCCGCGAAGATGAAGCCGGGCAACGGGTGGTCCAAGGAGAAGATCCTCGAGTCCTACCTCAACACCATCTACTTCGGCCGCGGCGCGTACGGCATCGCGGTCGCCACCCAGGCCTACTTCGGCAAGCCGATCAGCAAGGGCCTCACCTTTGAGGAGGCGGCCCTCCTCGCAGCCGTCGTCCGGGCACCGTCCTACTACGACCCGGCGGTCAACTCCGACGTCGCGCTCGTGCGCTACCGCTACGTCCTCGACGGCATGGTGACCACCGGTGCCATCACCCGAGCCCAGGAACAAGGTGCGCGGGACAAACTGCCGCGCACCATCGAGCCGCGTAGCGTCTCCGACTACACGCCCGGCCCGAGCGGCCTGATCAAACGTCAGGTGCTCGCCGAGCTGCCCTCCATCGGCATCACCGAGAAACAGCTGCGTACCGGTGGTCTGCGTATCGTCACCGGCATCGATCCCCAGGTGCAGAACTCGGTCGTGCAGGCGTCCTGCCGGCAGAACAAGATCTACAAATGTCCCGACGGCAAGATGAACGGCGAACCGAAGAACCTGCGGACCGCCTCGGTGTCGATCGACCCGCGCACGGGTGCGGTCCGCGGCTACTACGGCGGCGACGAATCGCTCGGCTGGGACTACGCACAGGCCGGACTGCAGACCGGGTCGTCGTTCAAGGTGTTCGCGCTCGTCGCCGCGCTCGAGCAGGGCATCCCGCTCTCGCGGGTCTACAGCTCGGCGCCGTACGAGGCCACCGGCGGACTGACCGTGGAGAACTCCGACGGTGAATCCTGCGGTTCGTGCAACCTCGCGACGGCCATGAAGATGTCGCTCAATACCGTCTACTACCGGCTCATGATGGATCTGCAGGGCGGCGCCAAGGCCGTCGCCGACGCCGCGCATCAGGCCGGTGTGGCCCGGTCGTTCGGCGACATCGCGCAGACCCTGCAGGAGGCCAACGGCTATCCCGAGGGTGGCGTGGTGCTCGGGCAGTACCCGTCCCGCGTGATCGACATGGCCTCGGCCTACGCCACGCTCGCCGCGTCGGGGATCTACCGTCAGCCCTACTTTGTGCAGAAGGTGACCGACTCCGACGGCAACGTCCTGTTCGAGCGTCAGAAGAACGACGGTCAGCGGGTCTTCCCGGCGAAGGTCGCCGACAACGTGACCTCGGCACTCGAACCGATCGCGGCCTACTCCAACGGCCACTCGCTCTACGACCCCACGCTGGGTTCGCGTCCGTCGGCAGCCAAGACCGGCACCGTCCAGCTCGGCGACACCGGCAGCAACAAGGATGCCTGGATGGTGGGTTACACCCCGCAGCTCTCGACCGCGGTCTGGGTGGGCACCAATGCCGGTGGGCCGTTGGAGAACGTCAACGGTGCGTCCATCTACGGCAGCGGCCTGCCCTCCGACATCTGGCAGGCGGCGATGAACGGTGCCCTGGCCGGCGAGCCGATCGAGCAGTTCCCCGAGCCGGAAGCGGTGGGCGGTCAGGCCGGTGTGCCCTACGAGCCGCCGGCGGTGACGTACGATCCGACCACCACCCAGACCCGTGGTCCGCGGACCCAACCGCGTCGTGGTGACTACGGCAACGGCGGCGACGGCAACTGGACGCCGGTGCCCGGGATCACCATCCCGACCGGGCCGCCGGGTGGTGGCAACAACGGAAACGACAACGGCAACAGCGGGGACGGCGACGGTAACGGTGGAGACACCGGCAACGGTGGCAACAACGGCGACAACGGGGACGGCGGTAATGGGGACATTCCGGAACCGCCAGTCGGCTGA